One Desulfobulbus propionicus DSM 2032 DNA segment encodes these proteins:
- a CDS encoding (Fe-S)-binding protein encodes MNELHSLEHYREAIAQCVRCGACQAHCPVYRETGREGSVARGKIVLAAAVLNGEVGLDERLREEIGLCLLCGSCVVKCPNRVPTDAIVGALRRQITAEHGLSPIGKGVAALTGSKSLLKTLVKGADLLSPLLFKKIPESSGLRLRFSPELLRERSLPPIADRDLFARVPEFLEGEADKPVLGVFAGCALTYLYPQIGELLVRLPHRLGYSVFLPRAQGCCGMPALSSGNGPLIDKLSTANIRAFAGREVTAVLTACASCHGMLAGHSGKQAGTPFTAPLMDIHAFFHQQGLVDRLASLPRWQQRIRVTYHDPCHLRGAGIVKEPRALLRALPQVDFVDMEDAGLCCGLGGTFTAAHPELSRTIGDRKVQGLRASGAAVVASGCPGCILQLQDIIDRSGLPIRAVHTLELIHQALNEPAQ; translated from the coding sequence ATGAACGAATTGCATTCACTGGAACACTACCGCGAGGCAATCGCCCAATGCGTGCGCTGCGGCGCCTGCCAAGCCCACTGCCCGGTATATCGGGAGACCGGCCGCGAGGGCTCGGTGGCCCGGGGCAAGATCGTGCTGGCGGCGGCGGTGCTCAACGGCGAGGTCGGGCTGGATGAGCGGCTGCGCGAGGAGATCGGCCTCTGTCTGCTGTGCGGTTCCTGCGTGGTCAAATGCCCCAACCGGGTGCCCACCGATGCCATTGTCGGCGCGCTTCGCCGACAGATCACCGCCGAGCACGGCCTGTCGCCGATCGGCAAGGGGGTGGCGGCCCTGACCGGGTCCAAGTCGTTGCTCAAAACCCTGGTGAAAGGCGCGGACCTGCTCTCGCCCCTGCTGTTCAAAAAAATCCCCGAAAGCAGTGGCCTGCGGCTGCGATTCTCGCCGGAACTGCTGCGGGAACGCAGCCTGCCGCCGATTGCCGACCGGGATCTCTTTGCCCGGGTGCCGGAGTTTCTTGAGGGCGAGGCAGACAAACCGGTGCTGGGAGTCTTTGCCGGCTGCGCCCTCACCTACCTCTACCCCCAGATAGGGGAACTGCTGGTGCGCCTGCCGCACCGCCTCGGCTATTCGGTGTTTCTCCCCAGAGCCCAGGGCTGCTGCGGCATGCCGGCCCTGTCCTCGGGCAACGGACCGCTGATCGACAAGCTCTCAACCGCCAATATCAGGGCCTTTGCCGGCCGCGAGGTGACGGCCGTCCTCACCGCCTGCGCTTCCTGCCACGGCATGCTCGCCGGCCATTCCGGCAAACAGGCGGGCACGCCTTTTACCGCGCCGCTGATGGACATCCATGCGTTTTTCCACCAGCAGGGGCTGGTCGATCGCCTGGCATCGCTTCCCCGATGGCAACAGCGCATCCGGGTCACCTACCACGACCCCTGCCATCTCCGCGGCGCGGGGATCGTCAAGGAACCGCGCGCCCTGTTGCGCGCCCTGCCCCAGGTCGATTTTGTCGACATGGAAGACGCCGGACTGTGCTGCGGCCTGGGCGGCACCTTCACCGCCGCGCATCCGGAACTGAGCCGCACCATCGGCGACCGCAAAGTCCAGGGTCTGCGGGCAAGCGGGGCGGCCGTGGTAGCCAGCGGCTGTCCCGGCTGCATTCTCCAACTGCAGGATATCATCGACCGATCCGGCCTGCCGATACGCGCGGTGCATACCCTGGAACTGATCCACCAGGCCCTCAACGAGCCAGCGCAATGA